One Streptomyces sp. RPA4-2 genomic window carries:
- a CDS encoding FMN-binding negative transcriptional regulator: MYVPRHFSPTDEDVRQLLNRHGAADLVTVTEDGLQATLLPFVHDPAAGEHGSLIGHMARNNDQWKLPTVGQAMVIVRGPDAYVTPTWYPSKAEHHRQVPTWNYITAHVHGNLLVHDDPAWVEDQVRRLTDKHEAAAAVPWSVDDAPAPYIQGQLRAIVGVELSITRIEAKFKLSQNRSDTDISGVVHGLRSRGQGQDGAVADAVHAHRPRRPGDTGEGGLPVQDGSGRKP, translated from the coding sequence GTGTACGTTCCGCGACACTTCTCCCCCACTGACGAGGACGTCCGGCAGTTGCTGAACCGCCATGGCGCCGCCGACCTGGTCACGGTGACCGAGGACGGCCTCCAGGCCACCCTGCTGCCCTTCGTCCACGACCCCGCGGCCGGTGAGCACGGCTCGCTCATCGGGCACATGGCCCGCAACAACGACCAGTGGAAGCTGCCCACGGTCGGCCAGGCCATGGTCATCGTGCGCGGCCCCGACGCCTACGTCACACCCACCTGGTACCCCTCCAAGGCCGAGCACCACCGACAGGTTCCGACCTGGAACTACATCACCGCGCACGTCCACGGGAACCTGCTCGTCCACGACGACCCCGCGTGGGTCGAGGACCAGGTACGCCGGCTGACCGACAAACACGAAGCCGCCGCCGCCGTCCCCTGGTCCGTCGACGACGCTCCGGCCCCCTACATCCAAGGCCAACTGCGAGCGATCGTCGGCGTCGAACTCTCCATCACCCGTATCGAAGCCAAGTTCAAACTCAGCCAGAACCGCTCCGACACCGACATCAGCGGTGTCGTCCACGGGCTCCGGAGCCGTGGCCAAGGCCAGGACGGCGCCGTGGCCGACGCCGTCCACGCCCACCGCCCCCGCCGGCCGGGCGACACCGGCGAGGGCGGCCTCCCCGTCCAGGACGGCTCCGGCAGGAAGCCGTAG
- a CDS encoding spore-associated protein A — protein MTRVVQGAVAAAVSAVALTALAPVASAAPAAATAAYNGACGTGYRTVNSTPIGGIGTAYLTYNSATGKNCAVAIRNVAGDPVAMELYIRRGGGEIYADQDGGAFRSYVGPVYVAAAGSCVDWWGAMDGTSFQKYGTNCG, from the coding sequence ATGACGCGTGTGGTGCAGGGCGCGGTGGCGGCGGCCGTGAGCGCCGTCGCCCTCACGGCTCTGGCACCGGTGGCGTCGGCGGCACCCGCCGCCGCGACCGCCGCCTACAACGGGGCCTGTGGCACCGGCTACAGGACCGTCAACTCCACGCCGATCGGCGGCATCGGCACGGCCTACCTCACCTACAACTCCGCCACCGGCAAGAACTGCGCGGTGGCCATCCGGAACGTCGCGGGTGACCCGGTCGCCATGGAGTTGTACATCCGGCGCGGCGGCGGTGAGATCTACGCCGACCAGGACGGCGGCGCCTTCCGTTCCTACGTCGGCCCGGTCTACGTCGCCGCCGCCGGCTCCTGCGTGGACTGGTGGGGCGCGATGGACGGAACGTCGTTCCAGAAGTACGGCACCAACTGCGGCTGA
- a CDS encoding BlaI/MecI/CopY family transcriptional regulator: protein MSDKRRDGGRPHGGLVADAPAPLWEAGEPMTARQVDAALDRGPARPTMATILTRLHEKGTLRRIPSGRGFAHEPAQDAAGLVAGRMRRELESEPRRDLALRRFVSPLSESDEDTLRCLLLEAEDGSE, encoded by the coding sequence ATGTCGGACAAGCGCCGGGACGGGGGACGTCCGCACGGCGGGCTCGTCGCGGATGCGCCGGCCCCGCTGTGGGAGGCCGGCGAGCCGATGACAGCGCGGCAGGTCGACGCGGCGCTCGACAGGGGGCCGGCGAGGCCGACGATGGCCACCATCCTGACCCGGCTCCACGAGAAGGGCACGTTGCGCCGGATCCCGTCGGGCCGTGGCTTCGCCCACGAGCCGGCTCAGGACGCGGCCGGGCTCGTCGCCGGGCGCATGCGTCGCGAGCTGGAGAGTGAGCCCCGTCGTGACCTGGCGCTGAGGCGCTTCGTGTCCCCCCTGTCCGAGAGCGACGAGGACACGTTGCGGTGCCTGCTCCTCGAAGCCGAGGACGGCTCCGAGTGA
- a CDS encoding response regulator transcription factor — protein MNPPDRATARCLPVVEDDETIGRNLDTGLRGNGYAPTRSRTGSGALAEAARSVHDVLLLDLGLPDMDGLDVARTLRARFPDLLIVILTARTDDIDVIVGLDAGADDHLVKPFSLTVLLARLRAHMRRRTITSPPREPIRLGDLVVDVTARRCTLHEHEVRLRPKEFELPAVLARHAGEAVSRETLMAEVWDENWFGSTKTLDVTMAALRRRLTGPVAQPYRVPRVTTLRGHGYRLELP, from the coding sequence GTGAATCCACCCGACAGGGCGACGGCGAGGTGTCTCCCCGTCGTCGAGGACGACGAGACCATCGGCCGGAACCTCGACACCGGCCTGCGCGGCAACGGCTACGCGCCCACCCGGAGCAGGACGGGGTCGGGCGCGCTGGCCGAGGCCGCGCGATCCGTCCACGACGTGCTCCTGCTGGACCTCGGGCTGCCGGACATGGACGGGCTCGACGTGGCCCGTACGCTGCGAGCCCGCTTCCCGGACCTGCTGATCGTGATCCTCACCGCCCGCACGGACGACATCGACGTCATCGTGGGGCTCGACGCGGGGGCCGACGACCACCTGGTCAAGCCCTTCAGCCTGACCGTGCTGCTGGCGCGGCTCCGCGCCCACATGCGGCGCCGGACGATCACCTCGCCGCCGCGGGAGCCGATCCGGCTCGGCGACCTGGTCGTCGACGTCACGGCACGCCGTTGCACGCTCCACGAGCACGAAGTAAGGCTGCGTCCGAAGGAGTTCGAGCTGCCGGCGGTGCTCGCCCGGCACGCGGGCGAGGCCGTGTCCAGGGAAACCCTGATGGCCGAGGTCTGGGACGAGAACTGGTTCGGGTCGACCAAGACGCTCGACGTCACCATGGCGGCGCTGCGACGCCGGCTCACGGGCCCGGTGGCCCAGCCGTACCGCGTTCCACGCGTCACCACCCTGCGAGGGCACGGCTACCGGCTGGAACTGCCCTGA
- a CDS encoding protein kinase, whose product MHSLDGSDPSHIGRYRLVGRLGEGGMGRVYLARSPGGRPVAVKVINDHLRHDEHALSRFRREVETLGTVRSAYTASLIDAELETPPYWLATEYVPGPTLHAAVMTHGPLPADLARIMLAALAEGLDAIHVRGVWHRDLKPHNVILSATGPQLIDFGIARNSGPSDLTQVGGAMGSPGYIAPETITGSETGPGADVFALGATLAFAVTGRPPYGDGPFAAVSYRSVHGEIDLRGVDPGVVELISACVHSDPARRPHLQRIVELCQAETDLVQHPAYQRALAMGPAPERERAATVAGQGSGTGSGMGGPTGSGGMSVGLSDATAPLAPPMTTATAVGTREADAFTLLAPGAGPGPLARPHAADTYGAYPDDAYPVTAPTARPDGAGRQNGRRGRAAAIGAGALVAVAAAALLLFHAFGDEGSGSARATPSVSADRAADRSAGPSQSGAKASPSAAGAGTDATTGAGTDATSGSDTGTGADGSADGSNLPDALVLKPPFTFEVGKFVKTVRSRLIMQTDGNLVLYDQSGKARWASRTQGPGNTAVFQADGNLVVYGAQAKPLWASNTQGADGATLKVLEDGNMVIAIDDRIAWQTGTAH is encoded by the coding sequence GTGCATTCGCTCGATGGCTCCGATCCGTCACACATAGGCCGCTACCGGCTGGTCGGCAGACTCGGTGAGGGCGGCATGGGGAGGGTGTATCTCGCGCGTTCGCCGGGTGGCCGTCCGGTCGCCGTCAAAGTGATCAACGACCACCTCCGCCACGACGAGCACGCCCTCAGCAGGTTTCGGCGCGAGGTGGAGACCTTGGGCACGGTCCGCAGCGCGTACACGGCGTCACTCATCGACGCGGAGCTGGAGACACCCCCGTACTGGCTGGCCACCGAGTACGTGCCGGGGCCCACGCTCCACGCCGCGGTCATGACCCACGGACCCCTCCCCGCCGACCTGGCGCGGATCATGCTGGCCGCACTGGCCGAGGGTCTGGACGCCATCCACGTCCGCGGTGTGTGGCATCGGGACCTCAAGCCGCACAACGTCATCCTCTCCGCCACCGGCCCTCAGCTGATCGACTTCGGCATCGCCCGGAACAGCGGTCCGTCCGACCTGACCCAGGTCGGCGGCGCGATGGGCAGTCCCGGGTACATCGCACCGGAGACGATCACGGGCAGCGAGACCGGTCCGGGAGCCGACGTCTTCGCCCTGGGCGCCACTCTGGCGTTCGCCGTCACCGGCCGACCGCCCTACGGGGACGGGCCGTTCGCCGCCGTGTCCTACCGTTCGGTGCACGGGGAGATCGACCTGCGGGGCGTGGACCCCGGCGTCGTCGAGCTCATCTCGGCCTGCGTGCACAGTGATCCGGCCCGGCGCCCCCACCTGCAGCGCATCGTGGAACTCTGCCAGGCCGAGACCGATCTGGTCCAGCATCCCGCCTACCAGCGGGCACTCGCCATGGGTCCCGCGCCGGAACGGGAACGTGCCGCGACCGTCGCCGGCCAGGGAAGCGGCACGGGGAGCGGTATGGGGGGCCCTACGGGGAGCGGCGGTATGTCAGTCGGCCTCTCGGACGCGACGGCGCCGCTCGCCCCGCCGATGACGACGGCCACCGCGGTCGGCACCCGGGAAGCCGACGCCTTCACCCTCCTCGCGCCGGGAGCGGGCCCCGGCCCCCTCGCGCGCCCTCACGCGGCGGACACCTACGGCGCCTACCCGGACGACGCGTACCCGGTGACCGCTCCGACTGCGCGGCCGGACGGCGCAGGACGCCAGAACGGACGGCGCGGGCGGGCTGCCGCCATCGGCGCGGGCGCGCTGGTCGCCGTCGCCGCCGCCGCGCTGCTCCTGTTCCACGCCTTCGGCGACGAAGGCTCCGGGTCCGCGCGCGCCACACCGTCCGTCAGTGCCGACCGTGCCGCCGACAGGTCGGCCGGCCCCTCGCAAAGCGGGGCGAAGGCATCCCCGTCCGCCGCGGGCGCGGGCACGGACGCGACCACCGGGGCGGGCACGGACGCGACCTCCGGCTCGGACACGGGCACAGGCGCCGACGGTTCCGCGGACGGGAGCAACCTGCCCGACGCCCTGGTGCTGAAGCCCCCCTTCACGTTCGAGGTCGGGAAGTTCGTGAAGACCGTGCGCTCGCGGCTGATCATGCAGACGGACGGCAACCTGGTGCTCTACGACCAGTCCGGAAAGGCCCGTTGGGCGAGCCGGACCCAGGGCCCGGGGAACACCGCCGTGTTCCAGGCGGACGGCAACCTGGTCGTCTACGGCGCCCAGGCCAAGCCGTTGTGGGCCAGCAACACCCAAGGCGCCGATGGCGCGACGCTCAAGGTGCTGGAGGACGGGAACATGGTCATCGCGATCGACGACCGGATCGCCTGGCAGACCGGCACCGCCCACTGA
- a CDS encoding PAS domain S-box protein: MSSGDVLVLIDENGRIVEWRRQAEQLFGWSAEEAVGRAVTALVREATADGGGRREGFAA, translated from the coding sequence ATGTCCAGCGGTGACGTGCTCGTGCTCATCGATGAGAACGGCCGGATCGTCGAGTGGCGACGCCAGGCCGAGCAGCTGTTCGGCTGGTCCGCCGAGGAGGCCGTCGGTCGGGCGGTGACCGCGCTCGTGCGCGAGGCGACGGCTGACGGGGGAGGGCGGCGGGAAGGGTTCGCGGCTTAA
- a CDS encoding M56 family metallopeptidase: MRISVYVPFLVSALLTVPAPRLARRLAPRPAAWALACAALVTAAGWTGSLALLAFTGIAQIPQVAAEGHWSVRALRAEDPVHLTVAAGGALLLAVSLVRLAAAALRHVRQVARARRECARLPGDTELAVLDDDAPLAFALEGTPGRIVVSRGMLRCLDDHERSALLAHERAHLNAGHHRFLTLWRLTAAVNPLLRPLADAGAFVLERWADEEAAAQVGDRAVVARAVGRAALASAGVSRPSVLAATGGVVPQRVRALLAPPPPRRTLPFVAGALLLTLCFVSLADAASDSDEMVDGAKRVLCAAHRAPAGTTAATTDHRRQRHVLCCGYRDRAEIRGHRV; the protein is encoded by the coding sequence GTGCGGATCAGCGTCTACGTTCCGTTCCTCGTATCCGCCCTGCTCACGGTGCCGGCGCCGCGTCTGGCGCGGCGGCTGGCCCCGCGCCCCGCAGCATGGGCCCTGGCCTGCGCCGCGCTCGTCACGGCGGCCGGATGGACGGGATCGCTGGCGCTCCTGGCCTTCACCGGCATCGCGCAGATACCCCAGGTCGCCGCCGAGGGCCACTGGTCGGTTCGGGCGCTGCGGGCGGAGGATCCGGTGCACCTCACCGTCGCGGCGGGCGGTGCGCTGCTCCTGGCCGTGAGCCTCGTACGGTTGGCCGCGGCCGCCCTCCGGCACGTCCGCCAGGTCGCCCGGGCCCGGCGGGAGTGCGCCCGGCTGCCCGGGGACACCGAGCTGGCCGTCCTCGACGACGACGCACCGCTGGCGTTCGCGCTGGAGGGTACGCCCGGACGGATCGTGGTGTCCCGAGGCATGCTGCGGTGCCTCGACGACCACGAACGCAGCGCCCTACTGGCGCACGAGCGGGCGCATTTGAACGCCGGGCACCACCGCTTCCTGACCCTCTGGCGGCTCACGGCGGCGGTGAACCCGCTGCTGCGGCCCCTGGCCGACGCCGGCGCGTTCGTGCTGGAACGCTGGGCGGACGAGGAGGCCGCCGCGCAGGTCGGCGACCGCGCGGTCGTCGCCCGCGCCGTCGGGCGAGCCGCCCTGGCGTCCGCCGGCGTGTCACGCCCCAGCGTCCTGGCGGCGACCGGCGGGGTCGTTCCCCAGCGGGTACGGGCCCTGCTGGCCCCGCCTCCCCCGCGCCGGACGCTGCCCTTCGTGGCGGGCGCACTGCTGCTGACCCTGTGCTTCGTGAGTCTGGCCGACGCCGCGTCCGACAGCGACGAGATGGTCGACGGCGCCAAGCGTGTGCTGTGTGCCGCGCACCGCGCTCCAGCCGGCACGACAGCCGCCAC
- a CDS encoding BlaI/MecI/CopY family transcriptional regulator, translating into MSEQRGQEPPGGSGRRARGELESDVLAALWSADGPMTARQVRERLAAGLAYTTVLTILTRLHGKGMLVRHREGRGYAYTPARDEASHTARRMRSLLEGGPDREAVLTRFVSELSEQDEELLHSLLSEHEARGGDETSDGRP; encoded by the coding sequence GTGAGCGAACAGAGGGGACAGGAACCCCCTGGCGGATCCGGCAGACGGGCCCGCGGCGAGCTGGAGAGCGACGTACTCGCCGCGCTCTGGTCCGCGGACGGCCCGATGACCGCTCGTCAGGTACGGGAGCGTCTGGCCGCCGGCCTGGCCTACACCACGGTTCTGACGATCCTGACCCGTCTCCACGGCAAGGGCATGCTGGTCCGGCACCGAGAGGGACGGGGATACGCGTACACGCCGGCTCGGGACGAGGCCTCGCACACCGCCCGGCGCATGCGGTCGCTCCTGGAGGGCGGACCGGACCGCGAGGCGGTGCTGACCCGCTTCGTCTCCGAACTGTCCGAACAGGACGAGGAATTGCTGCACAGCCTGCTGTCCGAGCACGAGGCGCGCGGCGGCGACGAGACGTCCGACGGAAGGCCCTGA
- a CDS encoding M56 family metallopeptidase, with protein sequence MTYVLALVVLGLAFPWGASVAARRLAGVLPPREACWTLTAAAVLMACGTIAALTGLFHVPFLAALEQVPLARVLEVWPAAVPMACVAGAVMLVQLVLLVRRWFQHRSLLRRAWRSAAEGTGAGDLLVVPGSEVDAFALPGYQGRGGRIVVTSGMMRALRATEREVLLAHERAHLSGRHHLLSAVVDLSTTVHPAARSLRESLGFHLERWADESAAAAVGDRKVAAAAIARAALAGASQKRRTGGGYPLLSVTTGPVPRRVEALLRPAPAAPQGGARQAGALGLATTAAALALAALAPAYGLHEYVEYAAVAVRGG encoded by the coding sequence GTGACCTACGTACTGGCCCTGGTCGTGCTGGGCCTCGCTTTTCCGTGGGGCGCCTCCGTGGCGGCCCGCCGTCTGGCCGGTGTTCTCCCGCCCCGGGAGGCGTGCTGGACGCTGACGGCCGCGGCGGTCCTCATGGCCTGCGGCACGATCGCGGCACTGACCGGCCTGTTCCACGTGCCCTTCCTCGCGGCACTTGAGCAGGTGCCGCTCGCGCGTGTGCTGGAGGTGTGGCCGGCCGCGGTGCCGATGGCCTGCGTGGCCGGCGCGGTCATGCTCGTCCAGCTGGTGCTGCTGGTGCGGCGGTGGTTCCAGCACCGTTCGCTGCTCAGGCGCGCCTGGCGATCGGCCGCCGAGGGGACGGGCGCCGGGGACCTGCTGGTGGTGCCGGGCAGCGAGGTGGACGCCTTCGCGCTGCCCGGCTACCAAGGCCGCGGCGGCCGGATCGTGGTGACCTCCGGCATGATGCGGGCCCTGAGGGCCACGGAGCGCGAGGTACTGCTGGCCCACGAGCGCGCCCACCTGTCCGGCCGCCATCACCTGCTGTCCGCCGTGGTCGACCTGTCCACGACCGTTCACCCCGCGGCGCGGAGCCTGCGGGAGTCGCTGGGGTTCCACCTCGAGCGATGGGCGGACGAATCGGCGGCGGCCGCCGTCGGTGACCGGAAGGTGGCGGCGGCGGCCATCGCCCGGGCGGCCCTGGCCGGAGCGTCGCAGAAGCGGCGTACCGGTGGCGGGTATCCGCTGCTGTCGGTGACGACCGGGCCGGTGCCCCGGCGGGTCGAAGCGCTGCTCAGGCCGGCGCCCGCGGCACCGCAGGGGGGAGCCCGGCAGGCGGGTGCCCTGGGTCTGGCGACGACTGCGGCCGCTCTGGCGCTGGCGGCACTCGCGCCGGCCTACGGGCTGCACGAGTACGTGGAGTACGCGGCCGTCGCCGTTCGAGGAGGCTGA
- a CDS encoding glycosyltransferase, with product MTPHAGRIAVFSASVGAGHDGAAAELARRLTADGFTVDRHDLLDLLPAGLGRAVRTGYHRMLVRAPWAYQRIYSSSERAGGGGPAARALLRAAERRVLHALHPGTGAVVSTYPGASQVLGSLRRDGRLAVPVLTYLTDFSVHPLWVADGVDVHLAAHPVTAAQARAAGARTVRVCGPVTDPRFRPCTGAERDRARDRFGLPQKAPLALLVAGSWGVGPVRQVALELRDSGAVVPVVVCGRNEALAARLRAEGIEYAYGWVDDMPALMNAADVLVQNAGGLTSLEAFAAGLPVASYRCIPGHGLTNAAALHEAGVAVWIRDPADLKAVLTDLTDGTLGLRQREAAFALFTRTPGQGPAAEIARRHRRAPVPRQAMSAPSRRPARPLAAPAESPGTPSARTSGRHAESTHRTPLPDGRTRPAAAPARKDSVPAGRTRPAPRRLAATAAVACAVWACAVVTGGATALDGPSLVRTIGHSLDLDDLHQGDGHGAGSGGHHS from the coding sequence ATGACGCCGCATGCGGGCCGGATCGCGGTCTTCTCCGCGAGCGTCGGCGCCGGCCACGACGGCGCGGCGGCCGAACTGGCCCGCCGCCTCACGGCGGACGGGTTCACCGTGGACCGCCACGACCTGCTGGACCTGCTGCCCGCCGGACTCGGCCGGGCGGTCCGGACGGGCTACCACCGGATGCTCGTCCGCGCCCCGTGGGCCTACCAGCGGATCTACTCCAGCAGCGAGCGCGCCGGAGGCGGCGGCCCGGCCGCACGGGCGCTGCTGCGCGCGGCCGAACGCCGGGTGCTGCACGCCCTGCACCCGGGTACCGGCGCCGTCGTCTCCACCTACCCCGGGGCCAGCCAGGTGCTGGGCAGTCTGCGCCGGGACGGCAGGCTGGCCGTTCCCGTCCTGACCTACCTGACCGACTTCTCCGTACATCCACTGTGGGTGGCGGACGGTGTGGACGTGCATCTGGCCGCCCACCCGGTGACCGCTGCCCAGGCGCGTGCCGCCGGCGCCCGGACCGTGCGGGTGTGCGGGCCGGTCACCGATCCGCGTTTCCGGCCCTGCACCGGGGCGGAACGCGATCGGGCACGGGACAGGTTCGGCCTGCCTCAGAAGGCCCCGCTGGCACTGCTGGTCGCCGGATCGTGGGGCGTCGGGCCTGTCCGGCAGGTGGCCCTGGAACTGCGTGACTCGGGCGCGGTCGTACCGGTGGTCGTCTGCGGACGCAACGAGGCGCTGGCCGCGCGGTTGCGCGCGGAAGGCATCGAGTACGCCTACGGGTGGGTCGACGACATGCCCGCCCTGATGAACGCCGCCGACGTCCTGGTGCAGAACGCGGGCGGTCTGACCTCGCTGGAGGCGTTCGCGGCGGGGCTACCGGTCGCGAGCTACCGCTGCATACCGGGCCACGGCCTGACCAACGCCGCAGCGCTCCACGAGGCCGGGGTGGCCGTGTGGATCCGGGACCCGGCGGATCTGAAGGCCGTGCTCACCGATCTGACGGACGGCACACTCGGACTCCGGCAGCGCGAGGCCGCCTTCGCCCTCTTCACCCGAACTCCCGGCCAGGGCCCGGCGGCTGAGATCGCGCGGCGGCACCGGCGCGCCCCAGTGCCGCGGCAGGCGATGTCCGCCCCGTCGCGACGCCCGGCACGCCCTCTCGCCGCACCGGCCGAAAGCCCGGGTACACCCAGCGCGAGGACTTCCGGCCGGCACGCGGAGAGCACGCACCGAACACCGCTCCCTGACGGGCGAACGCGGCCTGCCGCGGCACCGGCGCGGAAAGACTCGGTCCCGGCCGGTCGGACACGCCCCGCACCCCGTCGGCTCGCCGCCACGGCCGCGGTCGCCTGCGCCGTATGGGCGTGCGCCGTGGTCACGGGAGGCGCCACGGCGCTCGACGGGCCCAGCCTGGTGCGGACCATCGGCCACAGCCTCGACCTGGACGACCTCCACCAAGGGGACGGCCACGGCGCCGGATCCGGAGGCCACCACTCATGA
- a CDS encoding polysaccharide deacetylase family protein — protein sequence MTARRTLRTAALAALPALVAAHAAPVVSTFGPLRNRAMPRLSGRGRPDHVALTFDDGPDPRSTPRFLRLLAEREVRATFFLLGTEAQRFPDVVREIAAAGHEIGVHGWLHRPLLLRGPRATYDDFARARDTVAALTGQPPTLFRPPYGVMSTAAHLAAHRLGLTPVLWTCWGEDWTAHATPESVHRVVTADLDGGGTILLHDSDRTSAPEAWRATLGALPRILDTCASRGFQVGRLRDHGWRHNASRLPRTREHPGPADRLQFGRPSTRS from the coding sequence ATGACCGCCCGCCGCACACTCCGCACGGCCGCACTGGCCGCCCTGCCGGCTCTCGTCGCCGCCCACGCCGCACCGGTGGTCTCCACCTTCGGACCGCTGCGCAACCGCGCCATGCCCCGCCTCTCGGGCCGCGGCCGCCCCGACCACGTCGCCCTGACCTTCGACGACGGACCCGACCCGCGGTCCACCCCGCGCTTCCTGCGGCTGCTCGCGGAACGCGAGGTCCGTGCCACCTTCTTCCTGCTCGGCACAGAGGCCCAGCGCTTTCCGGACGTCGTACGGGAGATCGCCGCCGCCGGCCACGAGATCGGTGTCCACGGCTGGCTGCACCGCCCGCTCCTCCTCCGTGGCCCGCGCGCCACGTACGACGACTTCGCCCGAGCCCGCGACACCGTCGCCGCCCTCACCGGGCAACCGCCCACCCTCTTCCGGCCGCCGTACGGTGTCATGTCGACCGCGGCCCATCTCGCGGCACACCGCCTCGGCCTCACCCCGGTGCTGTGGACCTGCTGGGGAGAGGACTGGACGGCGCACGCCACCCCCGAGTCCGTCCACCGCGTCGTCACCGCCGACCTGGACGGCGGCGGCACCATCCTGCTCCACGACTCCGACCGCACCTCGGCACCCGAGGCCTGGCGCGCGACCCTGGGGGCCCTCCCCCGGATACTCGACACCTGCGCGAGTCGGGGCTTCCAGGTGGGCCGACTGCGCGACCACGGATGGCGGCACAACGCTTCCCGCCTTCCGCGCACTCGGGAACACCCGGGACCCGCCGATCGTCTACAGTTCGGTAGACCGTCTACTCGCTCGTAG
- a CDS encoding bleomycin resistance protein, with the protein MDVTALAALLKETAEHHGFYEATAPEHDWWDWYAAYMTAREHGRAPDEAAADAALHMDALRR; encoded by the coding sequence ATGGACGTCACCGCGTTGGCGGCACTCCTGAAGGAGACCGCGGAGCACCACGGATTCTATGAGGCGACCGCTCCGGAGCACGACTGGTGGGACTGGTACGCCGCCTACATGACCGCCCGTGAGCACGGCCGGGCTCCCGACGAGGCGGCCGCCGACGCCGCGCTCCACATGGACGCGCTGCGGCGGTAG